The following are encoded in a window of Carassius auratus strain Wakin unplaced genomic scaffold, ASM336829v1 scaf_tig00217211, whole genome shotgun sequence genomic DNA:
- the LOC113100260 gene encoding carboxypeptidase Z-like isoform X1: MHTVLILLSSLATCWSVPRCSPEEAAMGRCRTPAENRPQCMEMVLGYCQDVPYSHTMFPNIVGHRSRQDLEMGAEYLLLSVIHGLLNGECSPDIRLLGCSVLAPRCRDNKLMKPCRSSCEMVKKSCIHAFEAIQMAWPYFLDCDRFFVGEEEGCYDPLSELREKQEVAFANISDSGFFTIIQFTYHTNSQMFSILKKTASKCSDISQTYSIGRSVEGKDLLAIEFSSNPGQHDLLEPEIKLIGNMHGNEVLGRQLLIYLAQYLCSEYLLGNERIQTIINTTRIHILPSMNPDGYEIAASEVADRNDPENINQEGHEYNGWTSGRANAQNLDLNRNFPDLTSIFYNRRRFRHFRSHHIPVPESYWLNKVVAPETYAVMKWIRSYPFVISASLHGGELVISYPFDFSRHPQEERMFSPTPDEQIFRQLARTYADAHATMSNNDTERCGASFANKGGITNGAQWYSFAGGMSDFNYLHSNCYEITVELGCDKFPSEEELYPEWLRNKEALLSFMEFVHRGIRGIVKDEHGNGIKGATISVRGMRHDITTAVDGDYWRLLNPGVHIVTAAASGYSKVSKRIHLPRNVQVGRVDFVLKKVLREPSLDYFNIPELDNYDRFDPFNQFEQSSPRVRGEDGEERTEKPWWWAYFSQLGVSAPTWLLRNY; encoded by the exons ATGCACACGGTTCTAATACTTTTAAGCTCACTGGCGACATGCTGGAGCGTCCCAAGATGTTCTCCGGAAGAAGCAGCTATGG gaagatGCAGAACACCTGCAGAAAACAGGc CACAGTGTATGGAGATGGTGCTTGGTTACTGTCAGGATGTGCCCTACAGCCACACCATGTTCCCCAACATCGTGGGCCATCGATCACGGCAGGATTTAGAGATGGGTGCAGAGTACCTGCTCTTGAGCGTGATCCACGGCCTGCTGAATGGAGAGTGTTCTCCAGACATCCGTCTGTTGGGCTGCTCAGTGTTGGCTCCCCGTTGTCGAGATAACAAGTTAATGAAGCCGTGCCGCAGCTCGTGTGAAATGGTGAAAAAGAGCTGTATTCATGCCTTTGAGGCCATCCAAATGGCATGGCCTTACTTTCTGGACTGTGACCGATTCTTTGTTGGCGAAGAGGAGGGCTGTTATGACCCATTGTCAGAGTTAAGAG AAAAGCAGGAAGTGGCCTTTGCCAACATATCTGATAGTGGTTTTTTCACTATCATTCAGTTCACTTACCACACCAACTCTCAGATGTTCAGCATCCTGAAGAAGACGGCATCAAAATGCTCTGACATCTCACAAACATACAGCATTGGGCGCAGTGTGGAAGGAAAAGACTTACTGGCTATTGAATTCTCCAGTAATCCTGGACAACATGACCTAT TGGAGCCAGAGATCAAATTAATTGGGAACATGCATGGAAACGAGGTTCTCGGCCGGCAGCTGCTGATTTACCTGGCTCAGTATCTGTGTTCTGAGTATCTGCTGGGCAATGAGCGGATTCAGACCATCATCAACACCACACGCATCCATATCCTACCCTCCATGAATCCTGACGGCTATGAGATTGCCGCTTCTGAGGTAGCCGATAGGAACGACCCCGAAAACATCAACCAGGaa GGTCATGAGTACAACGGGTGGACAAGCGGTCGGGCCAACGCACAGAATCTCGATCTGAACCGCAACTTCCCTGACCTCACCTCCATCTTCTACAATCGCCGTCGCTTCAGACATTTCCGTAGCCACCACATCCCAGTCCCTGAGTCCTACTggttaaataag GTGGTTGCACCAGAGACCTATGCTGTAATGAAGTGGATAAGATCCTATCCTTTCGTTATATCTGCCAGTCTTCATGGTGGAGAACTGGTCATCTCATACCCTTTTGACTTCTCTAGACACCCTCAGGAAGAAAGGATGTTCTCCCCCACACCAGATGAACAA ATTTTTAGGCAGTTGGCTAGGACATATGCAGATGCCCATGCCACTATGTCCAACAATGACACAGAGAGATGTGGAGCCTCATTTGCCAATAAAGGAGGGATAACAAATGGAGCACAGTGGTATAGCTTTGCTGGAG GTATGTCAGACTTTAACTACCTGCACAGTAACTGTTATGAGATCACTGTGGAGTTGGGCTGTGATAAATTCCCCTCTGAAGAGGAGCTCTATCCTGAGTGGCTCAGGAATAAGGAGGCGCTGCTCAGCTTTATGGAGTTT GTCCACAGAGGTATAAGGGGCATTGTGAAGGATGAACATGGGAATGGCATAAAAGGAGCTACGATATCTGTTAGAGGGATGCGACATGACATCACTACCG CTGTGGATGGTGATTACTGGAGACTGTTGAACCCAGGTGTCCACATTGTGACTGCTGCTGCCTCCGGCTACTCTAAAGTATCTAAGCGCATTCATCTGCCAAGGAACGTACAGGTGGGCCGGGTGGACTTTGTGCTAAAGAAGGTCCTACGAGAACCCTCTCTTGACTACTTTAACATCCCTGAGCTGGACAACTATGACCGTTTTGACCCATTTAATCAGTTTGAGCAGTCCAGCCCGAGGGTGCGGGGAGAGGATGGGGAGGAGAGGACTGAGAAGCCCTGGTGGTGGGCTTATTTCAGCCAGTTAGGCGTTTCTGCACCTACCTGGCTCCTGCGGAACTACTAG
- the LOC113100261 gene encoding G-protein coupled receptor 26-like, translating into MNLLDIFLELLIVVIAVVSLVANLLVLLCFTCSVQVRAQVPAIFIMNLSFCNILIALLNMPSTLLGVVKHQKPFGDHFCYTVSFMDTFLTTNTMLSMAALSIDRWIAVVFPLTYPSKMRLKNAALMVSYAWLHSLAFSLTALLLSWVDYNPAYASCTVHLRDDAESRGHFMVFTAVFHACTFAFSLFILCFAYLKVLQVARFHCKRIDVITVQTLLLLVDIHPSVKQRCLLEQKKRRHRAAKKISIFIGSFVLCFTPYVITRLTELAPSVKVARYWGIMSKCLVYSKAASDPFVYSLLRQQYKMALFGICNRILGRNLYTLSGHCSPTGM; encoded by the exons ATGAACTTATTGGATATATTTCTAGAACTTCTTATCGTTGTGATTGCAGTGGTGTCACTCGTGGCGAACTTGCTGGTGTTACTATGTTTCACCTGCAGCGTACAGGTTCGTGCACAGGTGCCAGCGATCTTCATCATGAACCTCTCATTCTGCAACATCCTCATCGCTCTTCTCAACATGCCTTCTACCCTGCTTGGGGTCGTAAAACACCAAAAGCCTTTCGGCGACCACTTTTGTTACACAGTCAGCTTTATGGATACTTTTCTGACTACCAACACGATGCTGAGCATGGCAGCTCTCAGCATAGACCGCTGGATAGCCGTGGTTTTTCCTTTGACTTATCCCAGCAAAATGAGACTGAAGAATGCCGCGCTAATGGTCAGTTACGCCTGGCTTCACTCGCTCGCATTCTCgctcactgctctcctgctgtcCTGGGTCGATTACAATCCCGCGTACGCGTCTTGCACCGTGCACCTGAGAGATGATGCTGAGAGCCGCGGTCACTTCATGGTGTTCACCGCGGTCTTCCACGCATGTACATTCGCCTTCTCGCTTTTCATCCTATGCTTTGCCTACCTGAAAGTGCTACAAGTGGCGCGCTTTCATTGTAAGAGGATAGATGTCATAACAGTGCAGACACTTTTACTACTTGTCGACATTCATCCGAG TGTAAAACAACGGTGCTTACTTGAGCAGAAGAAAAGGAGACACAGGGCCGCTAAGAAAATCAGCATTTTCATCGGGTCGTTCGTCCTGTGCTTCACCCCCTATGTCATAACACG ACTGACTGAACTGGCTCCTTCAGTAAAAGTTGCCCGTTATTGGGGGATCATGAGCAAGTGCTTGGTGTACAGCAAAGCTGCATCTGACCCGTTCGTCTACTCCCTTTTGCGGCAACAATATAAGATGGCCCTTTTTGGAATTTGCAACAGGATTTTGGGACGGAACTTATACACACTTTCTGGTCACTGCAGTCCCACAGGAATGTAA
- the LOC113100260 gene encoding carboxypeptidase Z-like isoform X2, with protein sequence MHTVLILLSSLATCWSVPRCSPEEAAMGRCRTPAENRPQCMEMVLGYCQDVPYSHTMFPNIVGHRSRQDLEMGAEYLLLSVIHGLLNGECSPDIRLLGCSVLAPRCRDNKLMKPCRSSCEMVKKSCIHAFEAIQMAWPYFLDCDRFFVGEEEGCYDPLSELREKQEVAFANISDSGFFTIIQFTYHTNSQMFSILKKTASKCSDISQTYSIGRSVEGKDLLAIEFSSNPGQHDLLEPEIKLIGNMHGNEVLGRQLLIYLAQYLCSEYLLGNERIQTIINTTRIHILPSMNPDGYEIAASEGHEYNGWTSGRANAQNLDLNRNFPDLTSIFYNRRRFRHFRSHHIPVPESYWLNKVVAPETYAVMKWIRSYPFVISASLHGGELVISYPFDFSRHPQEERMFSPTPDEQIFRQLARTYADAHATMSNNDTERCGASFANKGGITNGAQWYSFAGGMSDFNYLHSNCYEITVELGCDKFPSEEELYPEWLRNKEALLSFMEFVHRGIRGIVKDEHGNGIKGATISVRGMRHDITTAVDGDYWRLLNPGVHIVTAAASGYSKVSKRIHLPRNVQVGRVDFVLKKVLREPSLDYFNIPELDNYDRFDPFNQFEQSSPRVRGEDGEERTEKPWWWAYFSQLGVSAPTWLLRNY encoded by the exons ATGCACACGGTTCTAATACTTTTAAGCTCACTGGCGACATGCTGGAGCGTCCCAAGATGTTCTCCGGAAGAAGCAGCTATGG gaagatGCAGAACACCTGCAGAAAACAGGc CACAGTGTATGGAGATGGTGCTTGGTTACTGTCAGGATGTGCCCTACAGCCACACCATGTTCCCCAACATCGTGGGCCATCGATCACGGCAGGATTTAGAGATGGGTGCAGAGTACCTGCTCTTGAGCGTGATCCACGGCCTGCTGAATGGAGAGTGTTCTCCAGACATCCGTCTGTTGGGCTGCTCAGTGTTGGCTCCCCGTTGTCGAGATAACAAGTTAATGAAGCCGTGCCGCAGCTCGTGTGAAATGGTGAAAAAGAGCTGTATTCATGCCTTTGAGGCCATCCAAATGGCATGGCCTTACTTTCTGGACTGTGACCGATTCTTTGTTGGCGAAGAGGAGGGCTGTTATGACCCATTGTCAGAGTTAAGAG AAAAGCAGGAAGTGGCCTTTGCCAACATATCTGATAGTGGTTTTTTCACTATCATTCAGTTCACTTACCACACCAACTCTCAGATGTTCAGCATCCTGAAGAAGACGGCATCAAAATGCTCTGACATCTCACAAACATACAGCATTGGGCGCAGTGTGGAAGGAAAAGACTTACTGGCTATTGAATTCTCCAGTAATCCTGGACAACATGACCTAT TGGAGCCAGAGATCAAATTAATTGGGAACATGCATGGAAACGAGGTTCTCGGCCGGCAGCTGCTGATTTACCTGGCTCAGTATCTGTGTTCTGAGTATCTGCTGGGCAATGAGCGGATTCAGACCATCATCAACACCACACGCATCCATATCCTACCCTCCATGAATCCTGACGGCTATGAGATTGCCGCTTCTGAG GGTCATGAGTACAACGGGTGGACAAGCGGTCGGGCCAACGCACAGAATCTCGATCTGAACCGCAACTTCCCTGACCTCACCTCCATCTTCTACAATCGCCGTCGCTTCAGACATTTCCGTAGCCACCACATCCCAGTCCCTGAGTCCTACTggttaaataag GTGGTTGCACCAGAGACCTATGCTGTAATGAAGTGGATAAGATCCTATCCTTTCGTTATATCTGCCAGTCTTCATGGTGGAGAACTGGTCATCTCATACCCTTTTGACTTCTCTAGACACCCTCAGGAAGAAAGGATGTTCTCCCCCACACCAGATGAACAA ATTTTTAGGCAGTTGGCTAGGACATATGCAGATGCCCATGCCACTATGTCCAACAATGACACAGAGAGATGTGGAGCCTCATTTGCCAATAAAGGAGGGATAACAAATGGAGCACAGTGGTATAGCTTTGCTGGAG GTATGTCAGACTTTAACTACCTGCACAGTAACTGTTATGAGATCACTGTGGAGTTGGGCTGTGATAAATTCCCCTCTGAAGAGGAGCTCTATCCTGAGTGGCTCAGGAATAAGGAGGCGCTGCTCAGCTTTATGGAGTTT GTCCACAGAGGTATAAGGGGCATTGTGAAGGATGAACATGGGAATGGCATAAAAGGAGCTACGATATCTGTTAGAGGGATGCGACATGACATCACTACCG CTGTGGATGGTGATTACTGGAGACTGTTGAACCCAGGTGTCCACATTGTGACTGCTGCTGCCTCCGGCTACTCTAAAGTATCTAAGCGCATTCATCTGCCAAGGAACGTACAGGTGGGCCGGGTGGACTTTGTGCTAAAGAAGGTCCTACGAGAACCCTCTCTTGACTACTTTAACATCCCTGAGCTGGACAACTATGACCGTTTTGACCCATTTAATCAGTTTGAGCAGTCCAGCCCGAGGGTGCGGGGAGAGGATGGGGAGGAGAGGACTGAGAAGCCCTGGTGGTGGGCTTATTTCAGCCAGTTAGGCGTTTCTGCACCTACCTGGCTCCTGCGGAACTACTAG